A stretch of Hoplias malabaricus isolate fHopMal1 chromosome 10, fHopMal1.hap1, whole genome shotgun sequence DNA encodes these proteins:
- the dap3 gene encoding 28S ribosomal protein S29, mitochondrial, translating to MNIPRLYHRLRLTVSQVRSLHVSGYGQQGVAVATDPYVPSQFSVFRTSENDPMCHTELHTGQYYTISAAQTHTLFPHGLPPRLQMQIKTFNETCVMVRQPAVELISYLKKVDYNKPPLRYLFYGEKGCGKTVSLCHALHFCYTQGWIVLHIPDAHLWVKNCRELLPSSSRPGRFDQPIQASLWLKNFKTTNEQFLSKIKTTQRYVWTKRESTEEGRPLGELVDQGVSRVKSSSDVVGALLLELRRQAGGATEGAFKLAVAVDGVNALWGKTTLKKEDKSEILPEELTLIHNLRKMLRNDWKGGAILTTLSQTGSLFKPRSAYLPTELLGEEGFDSMDPFVPIPVSNYSDQEFESCYLYYTDRNWLQHPHSRTEEGKKELQFLSNRNPAVLERLCAFL from the exons ATGAACATACCAAGACTTTACCATCGGTTGCGTCTCACA gTGTCACAGGTGCGGTCACTTCATGTCAGTGGTTATGGTCAGCAGGGGGTTGCCGTGGCGACAGATCCATATGTGCCTAGTCAGTTTTCAGTATTCCGGACTTCAGAGAATGACCCG ATGTGTCATACAGAATTGCACACTGGTCAATATTACACTATTTCAGCtgcacaaacccacacactctTCCCTCATGGACTTCCACCACGTTTGCAGATGCag ATAAAAACGTTTAATGAAACGTGTGTGATGGTGAGGCAGCCGGCTGTGGAGCTCATCTCTTACCTGAAAAAAGTAGACTACAACAAACCACCTCTTCGCTATTTATTCT ATGGAGAGAAGGGATGTGGGAAGACTGTTTCTCTGTGTCATGCTCTGCATTTCTGCTACACTCAGGGCTGGATAGTCCTCCACATACCAGATG CTCATTTGTGGGTGAAAAACTGCCGCGAGCTTCTTCCCTCATCGTCCCGCCCTGGACGTTTTGACCAGCCTATCCAGGCCTCTCTGTGGCTGAAGAACTTCAAAACAACCAATGAGCAATTCCTTTCCAAG ATAAAGACAACGCAACGCTATGTTTGGacgaagagagagagcacagaagAGGGACGGCCTTTAGGAGAACTGGTCGACCAG GGGGTGTCCAGAGTGAAAAGCAGCAGTGATGTTGTGGGGGCGCTGCTGCTGGAGCTCAGGCGACAGGCAGGGGGCGCCACTGAAGGAGCGTTCAAACTCGCCGTAGCTGTGGACGGAGTTAATGCTCTTTGGGGGAAGACCACCCTTAAGAAGGAGGACAAGAGTGAG ATTCTACCAGAGGAACTCACTCTAATTCACAACTTAAGGAAGATGTTGAGAAATGACTGG AAAGGGGGAGCTATTCTAACTACTCTGTCTCAGACCGGGTCTCTGTTTAAGCCTCGCTCAGCTTACCTGCCTACAGAGCTGCTGGGAGAG GAGGGTTTTGACAGTATGGATCCCTTTGTCCCAATCCCCGTTTCTAACTACAGTGATCAGGAGTTTGAGAGCTGTTATCTGTACTATACGGACCGTAACTGGCTCCAGCATCCACACA GTCGAacagaagaaggaaagaaagaactCCAATTTCTGAGCAACAGAAATCCCGCCGTTCTGGAAAGATTGTGTGCTTTCCTCTAA